Proteins from a single region of Argiope bruennichi chromosome 6, qqArgBrue1.1, whole genome shotgun sequence:
- the LOC129973046 gene encoding speckle-type POZ protein-like: MGNEAELCGCLEKGDNLSANSFTIIWKIKNPRHYDFSKDLYSPVISVDMMEQTRWRLVMYRLLPKAWIYVTLKREPEDSGPQQLHLHYDFDTTNNIFQKISCSHTFQKKELGPPGLIAKLGPRKYLGKVYEPHNIIITCIMKKDAAIPMSGQCIARTLIGVEYFDFVGKVKNFSAFRSDTKKTLKTILSSTGETLMIVNLRLEGEEIPILLIDFIPMTVKSEYKYFCSCVFLDSSGQETSDTMYNFYTFEATRKINLISKKSLIEYKDFYLPNDVLSLRCKIAILTGMKFGKIVKTEYETTSVGNVNPKLCLSQNHLGNLESSVSIQGSLSSFHCDSKSPIPFLNRSSLDSKRNDNLSYPFPNALEDFAAFYKKGILCDIKLQTATETIPAHSVILSARSPVFEAMFTTNMKENIQKCVRIDDVDAETVERMLLFLYSDTLEELVWANAKKLYFAADKYQVLSLKHRCAVILKRSIELNNCCELLILADLHKDEDLKAAAQDYIAKEDKKVFLSDQWRDLEKSHPYLAIDIFRAIQLKNN, from the coding sequence ATGGGAAACGAAGCAGAATTATGCGGTTGTTTGGAAAAAGGAGACAATCTATCTGCCAACAGTTTTACTATCATTTGGAAAATTAAGAATCCTCGACATTATGATTTCTCGAAGGACTTGTATAGTCCTGTGATATCTGTGGATATGATGGAACAGACAAGGTGGAGACTGGTGATGTATCGATTGCTTCCTAAAGCTTGGATTTATGTGACTCTTAAAAGAGAACCAGAAGACAGCGGTCCTCAACAACTTCATCTTCATTATGATTTTGATAccacaaataatatatttcagaaaatatcttgtTCCCATACATTCCAAAAAAAGGAATTAGGACCTCCTGGTTTAATAGCTAAATTAGGGCCAAGAAAATATTTAGGGAAGGTTTATGAGCcgcataatattataattacatgCATTATGAAAAAAGATGCAGCCATTCCAATGTCCGGTCAATGCATTGCTCGAACGCTAATAGGAGTAGAATATTTCGATTTTGTAGGAAAGGTGAAAAATTTTAGTGCTTTCCGTTCGGATACAAAAAAGACTTTGAAAACTATATTATCATCCACAGGTGAAACATTAATGATTGTGAATCTAAGATTAGAAGGCGAAGAAATTCCTAtacttttaattgatttcattccTATGACAGTAAAAAGTGAGTATAAGTATTTCTGCTCATGTGTTTTTCTGGACAGTTCAGGTCAAGAAACTTCTGATACAATGTATAACTTTTATACATTTGAAGCAAcacgaaaaattaatttgatttctaagAAAAGTTTAATAGAATATAAGGATTTCTATTTGCCTAATGATGTTCTAAGCTTACGCTGTAAAATCGCCATTCTGACTGGAATGAAATTCGGGAAAATTGTGAAAACTGAATATGAAACTACTTCTGTTGGAAATGTAAATCCAAAGTTATGTTTGTCCCAGAATCACCTTGGAAATTTAGAGTCATCAGTATCAATTCAAGGGTCATTATCTTCATTTCACTGCGATTCTAAATCACCCATCCCATTCCTAAATAGATCTAGCTTAGACTCAAAACGGAATGATAATCTAAGTTATCCATTTCCAAACGCACTAGAAGACTTCGCAGCCTTTTACAAGAAGGGCATTCTTTGTGATATAAAGCTACAAACGGCTACAGAAACAATTCCAGCACATTCAGTCATTTTGAGTGCTCGGTCTCCTGTATTTGAAGCTATGTTTACAACCAACATGAAAGAAAATATCCAGAAATGTGTCCGAATCGATGACGTAGACGCGGAAACTGTTGAACGCATGCTGCTATTTCTGTATTCCGATACATTAGAAGAATTGGTATGGGCGAACGCAAAGAAGCTGTACTTCGCTGCGGACAAGTATCAGGTCCTTTCCCTGAAGCACAGGTGCGCAGTGATTCTGAAAAGAAGCATCGAGTTAAATAACTGTTGTGAGTTGCTGATTCTGGCAGATTTGCACAAAGACGAAGACTTGAAGGCAGCCGCGCAAGATTACATTGCAAAAGAGGATAAAAAAGTTTTCCTTTCAGATCAGTGGAGGGATTTGGAAAAAAGTCATCCCTACTTGGCCATCGACATCTTTCGAGCCATACAgttgaaaaacaattaa